The Metabacillus schmidteae nucleotide sequence GGTAAGCCATCCTGATTCCATAAATGTACCAGGAGCCGATAATGTCCTTTTTATTACTTCTGTTAAAGCACTTCTCACCTGTGCTGGAGGAAGTTCCTTTGGTAAATCCTTTCGAAGCGCATGTTGAGCCAATGTTTGAAATACACCAAAACGATAAGCAAGAGATCGACCGACAGGCGGAAACGTACCCTCAGGTGAAATAGTCCGCTCCTGAATAACCGCATATCTTTGCGACCTTTTTATGATCGATTCTTTATGTACAGTCCAATCTCTATATTCATCTCCAACTGTATCGATTAAATCTACTAACATCGGATGAATGACAAAGCTATTATAATAATCATGGTGATATTCAGGGCCATCACTATAGACTCCGTCCCCAAGATACCATTGATCAAATTGTTTGATCGCATAATCGATTCGCATAGGGTCCCAGTCTTCCTCACCTACTTTGTATAAAAACGCTTCAATTATTGCAGAAAACAATAACCAGTTAGAAAAAACAGGCTTTCTTGTTCGGGTAGCTTTTATTGCAGTAATCACATTTTGTTTCACTCTACCATCAAGTTTTCCCCACAATTCATTAGGAGCTCTCAAGAACGCATGAGCCAGAAAAGCAGTGTCTACAATTGGTTGGAAATCATCCGAAAAGTTCATATAATCCGGTGAATTAGGATCTGTTCCAGCATCAACTGCTTCTCTAGCAAGTTCAGCATATTTCACGCGAAGAGTTTCTTCCTCTTCATG carries:
- a CDS encoding DUF2264 domain-containing protein; the encoded protein is MTSLLTNDRKFWLDSMLKIASPVLLHLKHRTLKQEMPVEMKEGTAREKFSHLEALSRLLVGISPWLESECEHEEEETLRVKYAELAREAVDAGTDPNSPDYMNFSDDFQPIVDTAFLAHAFLRAPNELWGKLDGRVKQNVITAIKATRTRKPVFSNWLLFSAIIEAFLYKVGEEDWDPMRIDYAIKQFDQWYLGDGVYSDGPEYHHDYYNSFVIHPMLVDLIDTVGDEYRDWTVHKESIIKRSQRYAVIQERTISPEGTFPPVGRSLAYRFGVFQTLAQHALRKDLPKELPPAQVRSALTEVIKRTLSAPGTFMESGWLTIGYCGHQPRIGEPYIATGSLYLCSAAFLPLGLPSSDPFWCDPPMEWTSKRAWSGKEIPIDFAL